Proteins encoded together in one Neobacillus sp. FSL H8-0543 window:
- a CDS encoding NADPH:quinone oxidoreductase family protein yields the protein MKSWIVNKLGDPKDVLELKELMVPSVKEGELLIQVEASSLNFFDILLCQGKYQEKPPTPFTPGAEISGIVRAVGEGSRFKTGQRVVATPPLPNGGLSEWVSVPEDSVYIISDSLSPSEAASMFITYQTSYYALYHRANIQKGEVLLVHAGAGGVGSAAIQLGKSRGAKIIATAGGPEKVKLCKDLGADITIDYLTEDFVEIVKKETDGRGADVIYDPVGGDIFDRSRKCIAFDGRILVIGFAGGRIPNAPVNHALIKNYSIVGVHWGLFRKLHPDKVIEIHEDLMRLFEQGLIKPLIYRVYDFKDVPLALDVLADRQTFGKLVALP from the coding sequence ATGAAGAGTTGGATTGTAAATAAATTAGGTGACCCTAAGGATGTATTAGAGTTAAAAGAGTTAATGGTTCCATCTGTTAAAGAGGGGGAACTATTAATTCAAGTGGAAGCTTCCTCCCTAAATTTTTTCGACATACTACTCTGTCAAGGTAAATATCAAGAAAAGCCGCCGACTCCATTTACACCAGGTGCTGAGATTTCTGGAATTGTGCGTGCAGTTGGAGAAGGAAGTCGGTTTAAGACGGGTCAGCGAGTAGTAGCAACTCCACCGTTACCTAATGGCGGATTATCTGAATGGGTTAGTGTCCCAGAAGATTCTGTATATATCATCTCTGATTCCTTGTCTCCTAGTGAAGCTGCATCCATGTTTATTACCTATCAAACCTCTTACTATGCCTTATATCACCGTGCCAATATTCAAAAAGGGGAAGTTCTATTAGTTCATGCAGGAGCTGGCGGTGTTGGCTCGGCTGCCATTCAGCTTGGTAAATCAAGAGGAGCGAAGATTATCGCAACTGCAGGTGGTCCTGAAAAGGTTAAATTATGCAAAGATCTTGGAGCTGACATCACCATCGATTATCTGACTGAAGATTTTGTTGAAATCGTGAAAAAGGAAACAGACGGACGTGGAGCCGATGTCATTTATGATCCTGTTGGCGGAGATATTTTTGATCGTTCGAGAAAATGTATCGCCTTTGATGGACGTATTTTGGTCATTGGGTTTGCTGGCGGCCGAATTCCAAATGCCCCGGTAAATCATGCCTTGATTAAAAATTATTCCATTGTCGGAGTCCATTGGGGTTTGTTCCGCAAATTACATCCCGATAAAGTGATTGAGATTCACGAAGATTTAATGAGGCTTTTTGAGCAAGGGTTAATAAAGCCATTAATTTACCGTGTGTATGATTTTAAGGATGTCCCATTGGCATTAGATGTACTTGCAGATCGTCAAACCTTTGGGAAATTAGTAGCTTTGCCATAA
- a CDS encoding acyl-CoA dehydrogenase, whose protein sequence is MNFSYSDKVVNLQKKVINFMEEYVYPNEKVYQEQLNQQKTRWSAIPPIMEELKQKAKTEGLWNLFLPESEYGAGLTNVEYAPLCEIMGRSVIGPEVFNCNAPDTGNMEVLVRYGTERQKKQWLEPLLAGEIRSCFSMTEPDVASSDATNIETSIVRDGDEYVINGRKWWSSGAGDPRCKIAIVMGKNDPTLPLYEQQSMILVPLNTPGVKIERILPVFGYDDAPHGHAEIVYENVRVPADNILWEEGKGFAIAQGRLGPGRIHHCMRLIGLAERALEDLTKRVQNRTAFGKKIAEQGVVQEWIADSRIEIEQARLLTLKAAYMMDTVGNKQAKAEIAMIKVVAPNMALRVLDRAIQAFGGAGVSDDFTLAYHWANARTLRLADGPDEVHRRQIAKLELRKYQPADLATVR, encoded by the coding sequence ATGAATTTTTCTTATAGTGATAAGGTAGTTAATTTGCAAAAAAAAGTGATCAATTTTATGGAAGAGTATGTTTATCCAAATGAAAAGGTCTATCAGGAGCAGTTGAATCAACAGAAGACACGCTGGTCTGCTATACCACCGATTATGGAAGAACTAAAACAAAAGGCAAAAACTGAAGGTCTATGGAACTTGTTTTTGCCAGAAAGTGAATATGGGGCTGGTTTAACTAACGTAGAATATGCACCATTGTGTGAAATTATGGGCAGATCTGTCATAGGACCGGAAGTGTTTAATTGTAATGCACCAGATACTGGAAACATGGAGGTACTCGTCCGTTATGGGACAGAAAGGCAAAAAAAACAATGGCTTGAACCCCTGCTTGCCGGAGAGATTCGTTCGTGTTTTTCGATGACAGAGCCGGATGTGGCTTCGAGTGATGCGACAAATATTGAAACAAGTATTGTAAGAGATGGCGATGAATATGTAATTAATGGTAGGAAATGGTGGTCATCTGGGGCTGGAGACCCTCGATGCAAGATTGCGATTGTGATGGGAAAAAATGATCCAACCTTACCGTTATATGAACAACAGTCTATGATTCTCGTTCCTTTAAATACACCAGGTGTTAAGATTGAACGGATTTTACCAGTGTTTGGTTATGATGATGCACCGCATGGTCATGCGGAAATCGTCTATGAAAATGTACGGGTACCAGCAGACAATATTCTTTGGGAAGAAGGCAAAGGATTCGCTATTGCCCAAGGGCGGCTTGGACCAGGTCGTATTCATCATTGCATGAGATTGATTGGTCTAGCTGAACGTGCCCTTGAAGACCTAACAAAACGTGTGCAAAACCGGACTGCTTTTGGTAAAAAAATTGCTGAGCAAGGTGTTGTCCAAGAGTGGATTGCCGATTCCCGAATTGAAATAGAACAAGCACGTTTATTAACTTTGAAAGCAGCCTATATGATGGATACAGTTGGAAATAAACAAGCAAAGGCAGAAATTGCCATGATTAAAGTAGTTGCTCCAAATATGGCTCTGCGCGTACTTGATCGAGCTATTCAAGCTTTCGGTGGAGCTGGAGTCAGTGATGATTTCACTCTTGCATATCATTGGGCGAATGCTCGTACGTTAAGACTTGCTGACGGTCCTGATGAAGTCCATCGTCGCCAAATTGCTAAACTAGAACTTCGAAAATATCAACCAGCCGATTTAGCAACGGTTCGATAA
- a CDS encoding phosphotransferase family protein has translation MFVSFRDTIKVRKGEELNKEPLQKFIQENITEAPIGDLEIEQFSVGHSNLTYLLRIGEWEAVLRRPPHGPVAKKAHDMGREYTILSNLHPLFPTAPRPYIFSNDTSIVGSPFFIMERRKGIVLDNEFPINVHYNKELGRKISELMVDKLVELHRVDYTNTELLNISLPNGFMGRQVAGWIKRYEHAKTEEISGVDELTLWLQTNIPVSPKPTIIHYDYKLNNAMFSEDFGKMEGLFDWEMTTIGDPLADVGVALSYWVEDGDSEELKNGVGKSITVKEGFFTREEFLEDYAVKSGRDISNIHFYLTFSYFKLAVIAQQIYFRYHNGQTNDERFSTMNQSVSNLIQYALYYSKGVSPW, from the coding sequence ATGTTTGTATCCTTTCGAGATACGATCAAGGTGCGAAAAGGGGAGGAACTCAATAAAGAGCCTCTTCAGAAATTTATTCAGGAAAATATAACGGAAGCTCCAATAGGTGATTTAGAGATTGAACAATTCAGTGTAGGTCATTCTAACCTTACCTATTTATTAAGGATTGGGGAGTGGGAGGCCGTGTTGCGCCGGCCGCCACATGGTCCAGTTGCAAAAAAAGCCCATGACATGGGAAGGGAGTATACTATTTTATCTAATTTACATCCGTTATTTCCAACCGCACCAAGACCTTATATTTTTTCCAATGACACTTCGATTGTTGGCAGTCCTTTTTTTATCATGGAAAGAAGGAAAGGGATTGTATTAGATAATGAGTTTCCGATAAATGTTCATTATAACAAGGAATTAGGAAGAAAAATTTCTGAATTAATGGTAGATAAATTGGTAGAACTTCATAGGGTTGATTACACGAATACAGAATTACTCAACATTTCACTGCCGAATGGTTTTATGGGGCGTCAAGTGGCTGGCTGGATTAAGCGGTATGAACATGCTAAAACGGAAGAGATTTCAGGTGTGGATGAGTTAACTTTATGGCTTCAAACGAATATACCAGTTTCACCAAAACCGACCATCATTCATTATGACTATAAATTGAATAATGCAATGTTTTCAGAGGATTTTGGTAAGATGGAAGGTTTATTTGATTGGGAAATGACGACAATCGGTGACCCACTAGCAGATGTTGGGGTAGCGTTAAGTTATTGGGTGGAAGATGGAGATTCTGAAGAATTAAAAAATGGCGTAGGCAAATCTATAACCGTTAAAGAAGGTTTCTTTACTCGCGAGGAATTTTTAGAAGATTATGCGGTGAAAAGCGGCCGCGATATTTCTAATATACATTTTTATCTTACATTCTCGTATTTTAAGCTGGCCGTCATTGCCCAACAAATTTATTTCCGTTACCACAATGGGCAGACAAATGATGAAAGGTTTTCAACTATGAATCAATCAGTATCAAATTTAATTCAGTATGCATTGTACTACTCAAAGGGAGTATCACCCTGGTGA
- a CDS encoding SDR family oxidoreductase — protein sequence MRLEKKVAIITGGGGGIGRATAIRFAKEGARVLVADIGEEAGIKTVQLIKEGGGEAEFVRVNMTKPEDVEHMVQKAVDTFGKLDILINNAGVKSEEKKIPDVSLEEWQEVFDINTTGVFLGMKYVIPKMESGGSIVNTASIAGIKGQKLVAAYSASKSSVIALTKTAATEFGKKNIRVNAIAPGIIDTDMVADWKKTNKWPVLSTANALNRIGKPEEIANTILFLASDESSFITGETIVIDGGTLNL from the coding sequence ATGCGATTAGAAAAGAAAGTTGCGATCATTACAGGCGGCGGAGGAGGTATAGGGAGAGCTACAGCTATTCGATTTGCAAAAGAAGGTGCACGAGTCCTAGTTGCAGATATAGGAGAAGAAGCGGGAATCAAAACCGTTCAGTTAATAAAAGAGGGCGGTGGTGAAGCAGAGTTCGTACGTGTGAATATGACTAAACCAGAAGATGTAGAACACATGGTACAAAAAGCGGTTGATACTTTTGGGAAACTTGACATCCTAATAAACAACGCAGGTGTGAAGAGTGAAGAGAAAAAGATACCAGATGTTTCGCTAGAAGAATGGCAGGAAGTTTTTGATATCAACACAACAGGTGTCTTTCTGGGAATGAAATATGTGATTCCAAAGATGGAATCAGGAGGTTCCATCGTTAACACGGCTAGTATAGCAGGAATTAAAGGCCAAAAGCTGGTGGCCGCTTATTCAGCTTCTAAGAGTAGTGTCATAGCACTTACAAAGACAGCAGCAACGGAGTTTGGGAAAAAGAATATTCGTGTTAATGCCATTGCTCCAGGAATTATTGATACAGATATGGTAGCAGATTGGAAAAAAACAAATAAATGGCCAGTATTATCTACTGCCAATGCATTAAATCGAATCGGTAAGCCTGAAGAAATCGCGAATACCATTCTATTCCTAGCATCAGATGAATCCTCCTTTATTACAGGAGAAACCATCGTTATTGATGGAGGAACATTAAATCTTTAG
- a CDS encoding Gfo/Idh/MocA family oxidoreductase — MSFSENTRIGELLNEQAYKRDSQKQAYKWGIIGLGGIAKQMAEAISGTMGSELYAVASKSLDRARTFTKNVDVQKVYGSYEELVDDPDVDVIYIANIHSQHFETAKMALMKGKAVLCEKPLTINANQAEELISIAQKSNIFFMEAMWMKFNPSLNKLKELISEGSIGKVLKIEADFSIEFPPDSNRRLSEFGGGALLDLGIYPITFANWIVGRFPDNIKSKCILASTGVDGLDSVTFEWKTGEKAELSFGIDRLGTLSAKVLGTDGYIEVFPPFHGAQGICLHNSQEVKELYLPFRINGYEYEVEEVMRCLDMGLKESPKMPLIETLETMKLMDGLRSEWGILFPCE, encoded by the coding sequence ATGTCATTTTCGGAGAATACAAGAATAGGTGAATTACTGAATGAGCAAGCCTATAAAAGGGACAGTCAAAAACAAGCATATAAATGGGGGATTATTGGACTTGGGGGCATAGCCAAACAGATGGCGGAAGCGATAAGCGGGACAATGGGTTCAGAGCTTTATGCTGTTGCGTCAAAATCATTGGATAGAGCAAGGACTTTTACAAAGAATGTTGACGTTCAAAAAGTATACGGATCCTATGAGGAGCTAGTCGACGACCCTGATGTGGATGTAATTTATATTGCTAATATTCATTCCCAGCATTTTGAAACAGCTAAGATGGCGTTAATGAAAGGAAAAGCAGTGTTGTGTGAAAAGCCTCTTACTATCAATGCCAATCAAGCTGAAGAGCTAATATCCATTGCCCAAAAAAGTAATATATTTTTTATGGAAGCAATGTGGATGAAATTTAATCCTAGTTTAAACAAGCTAAAAGAACTGATCAGTGAAGGTAGTATTGGTAAGGTGTTAAAAATTGAAGCAGACTTTTCAATTGAGTTCCCGCCTGATTCAAACCGACGATTGTCAGAGTTCGGGGGAGGTGCACTTCTTGATTTGGGTATCTATCCGATTACCTTTGCAAATTGGATTGTGGGAAGATTCCCGGATAACATTAAATCAAAATGTATTCTGGCCTCAACAGGAGTAGATGGTCTTGACTCTGTTACCTTCGAGTGGAAAACTGGAGAGAAGGCTGAGCTTAGTTTTGGAATAGACCGCCTCGGAACCTTGAGTGCGAAAGTTTTAGGAACCGATGGTTATATTGAAGTCTTTCCACCTTTTCATGGGGCTCAAGGGATATGCCTTCATAATTCTCAAGAGGTGAAGGAACTTTACCTTCCCTTTAGAATTAATGGATATGAATATGAAGTGGAAGAGGTAATGCGCTGCCTTGATATGGGCTTGAAAGAAAGTCCGAAAATGCCGCTAATTGAAACACTGGAAACAATGAAGCTAATGGATGGATTGCGGTCCGAATGGGGTATCCTATTTCCTTGTGAATAA
- a CDS encoding M14 family zinc carboxypeptidase: MKKRLSGLIALIMMLSIFAQTAFPVSANEAAEDFKVIGLEASRDLFSMTEVRTVEVQADFGKIVDLTKLQWTFGGKSITEWRKWTSGNNYNGEPFISVKEAPHFVDGTTTVKATLEFGLLFNRENLSGVRTRYQPFIGDYELALVNPENKTKAAKTVTLNVYDQFLFYDQLKPEIDQIFAKAKADPDNNRYLEYQSLGKTVQGRDLHFVILAKDKKAVDKYLNETLPTALENPESLIEKLKTGTMGDYQVPVWMNNIHPDEAEGVDVSAELLKKFALEDEVTLKTGKGANEKTVSLDVDKVLDNVIFLYMFTNNPDGRVANTRANSNGFDLNRDNHYQTQVETQQVTQVIAKWTPLSFIDQHGYVSGFLIEPTTPPHNPNYEYDLLYHTMIDQANAMGQAGIGNSKLTSYFIPAETWADGWDDATPAYTPMYAMLHGSLGHTIEVPELSQNGYRAMEGAGLGAAHFVTENKDQLFKNQLEIFARGVKGEDNRAVDPYFINAKGESIGRVRGENANFFPDYYVIPVDEKEQKNSHEAYKMVQYLLRNGVKVEQTTKNIKVNGTMYPKGTFIVPMKQAKRGVANAMLHKGDNSSDWAAMYDPIVTNFPDLRGFDVQAIRIPDAFAKDTSRVEKVTLPTGQIVGNTPKQVLTNTNNDTIKLVNELLKHGLVVERATETKAGINRGDFIVNTKDLQSYGKNYYFEATPAGTTNQVKTEQLNLPKVAVTGSNQLNFSVRELGFNLVPQAEADVIISDSSSFNPNSISGKSFVGIGYSAVNAVRSSGALPGLAASRTAGGHEGLIKAVVNDHNLTSGYEKNELLYTTQGAWITSVPKDAEVLASFSDTDDFYVSGWWPKHENAQGQTLAITKNFEDATITLFANDLAFRGHTQYSYRFIANSIYASVGTEVMKNGKGKGKVTGKEVKAQNNIIEKSFFEKGRDREN, encoded by the coding sequence ATGAAAAAGCGTTTATCAGGTTTGATAGCATTGATTATGATGCTATCCATTTTTGCCCAAACAGCATTCCCTGTCTCGGCAAATGAAGCAGCAGAGGACTTCAAGGTAATAGGCCTGGAGGCAAGCAGAGATTTATTTTCCATGACCGAGGTTCGAACTGTCGAAGTACAGGCTGATTTTGGCAAGATTGTTGATTTAACTAAATTACAATGGACATTTGGTGGCAAGAGTATTACTGAATGGAGAAAATGGACAAGCGGTAATAATTATAATGGGGAACCATTTATTTCCGTTAAAGAAGCACCGCATTTTGTCGATGGAACCACGACTGTTAAGGCAACCTTGGAATTTGGACTGTTGTTTAATAGGGAAAATCTATCAGGGGTTAGGACTCGATATCAACCGTTTATCGGCGACTATGAATTGGCATTGGTTAATCCTGAAAATAAGACAAAGGCTGCAAAAACTGTCACACTTAATGTTTACGATCAATTCCTTTTTTACGATCAGCTAAAGCCTGAAATCGATCAAATTTTTGCCAAAGCAAAGGCAGACCCGGACAATAATCGCTATCTCGAATATCAAAGCCTTGGTAAGACAGTGCAGGGGCGCGATCTTCATTTCGTGATATTAGCTAAAGATAAAAAGGCAGTCGATAAGTATTTAAACGAAACACTACCAACCGCATTAGAAAATCCGGAAAGCTTAATCGAGAAATTAAAAACCGGGACGATGGGCGACTACCAGGTGCCTGTTTGGATGAACAATATTCATCCGGATGAAGCAGAAGGTGTCGATGTTTCCGCAGAGTTACTTAAGAAATTCGCTCTTGAGGATGAGGTAACATTAAAAACTGGCAAGGGAGCAAATGAAAAAACCGTTTCACTGGATGTGGATAAGGTATTGGATAATGTCATCTTCCTTTATATGTTTACGAACAATCCTGATGGAAGAGTGGCAAATACAAGGGCAAACTCCAACGGCTTTGACTTGAACCGGGATAACCATTATCAAACTCAAGTGGAAACGCAGCAGGTTACTCAGGTAATCGCCAAGTGGACGCCGTTGTCTTTTATTGATCAGCATGGGTATGTTTCCGGGTTTTTAATCGAGCCAACAACACCGCCGCATAATCCCAACTATGAGTATGACTTGCTTTACCACACGATGATTGATCAAGCCAACGCGATGGGACAAGCAGGGATTGGCAATTCAAAACTAACATCTTATTTTATTCCTGCGGAAACATGGGCTGATGGCTGGGATGATGCGACTCCCGCTTATACCCCTATGTATGCGATGCTTCATGGTTCATTGGGGCATACAATTGAGGTTCCAGAGCTTAGCCAGAACGGCTACCGCGCAATGGAAGGGGCAGGACTGGGTGCAGCACATTTTGTTACCGAAAACAAAGATCAATTATTTAAAAATCAGCTGGAGATTTTTGCTCGGGGTGTAAAGGGAGAAGATAACCGCGCAGTTGACCCATATTTTATTAATGCCAAAGGTGAATCGATTGGCCGTGTAAGAGGAGAAAATGCCAACTTTTTTCCGGATTACTACGTAATTCCGGTGGATGAGAAAGAACAAAAAAATAGCCATGAAGCATATAAGATGGTCCAGTATTTACTCCGCAATGGTGTGAAGGTTGAGCAAACAACTAAAAATATAAAGGTAAATGGGACAATGTATCCGAAAGGAACATTTATCGTTCCAATGAAACAAGCGAAACGCGGGGTGGCGAATGCGATGCTCCATAAAGGGGATAATTCGTCAGATTGGGCGGCCATGTATGATCCGATTGTAACCAATTTCCCGGATCTGCGCGGCTTTGATGTTCAAGCCATTCGCATCCCTGATGCCTTTGCAAAAGATACTTCAAGGGTTGAAAAAGTAACACTGCCTACTGGTCAAATAGTTGGAAACACACCGAAGCAAGTTTTGACCAATACGAATAATGACACGATTAAACTAGTTAATGAATTGTTAAAGCATGGGTTAGTGGTTGAAAGAGCAACTGAAACAAAAGCAGGTATTAATAGAGGAGACTTTATCGTCAACACGAAAGATCTTCAGTCTTATGGGAAAAACTATTACTTTGAAGCTACACCTGCAGGCACTACTAACCAAGTAAAAACAGAACAATTGAACCTGCCAAAGGTTGCGGTAACAGGATCTAACCAATTGAATTTTTCTGTAAGGGAGCTTGGTTTTAACTTGGTGCCTCAAGCAGAAGCTGATGTAATAATTAGCGATAGCAGCAGTTTTAATCCAAACAGCATATCCGGTAAATCATTTGTAGGCATTGGCTATTCCGCTGTCAACGCTGTTAGGAGCAGTGGAGCACTCCCGGGACTTGCTGCAAGTAGAACAGCAGGCGGACATGAAGGGCTGATTAAAGCTGTTGTTAATGACCATAACCTAACTTCTGGCTACGAGAAAAATGAACTGCTCTATACCACGCAGGGGGCCTGGATAACCTCCGTTCCGAAAGATGCAGAAGTATTGGCATCCTTCAGTGACACTGATGATTTCTATGTTTCCGGATGGTGGCCAAAACACGAGAATGCGCAGGGCCAAACCCTCGCCATTACAAAAAACTTTGAAGACGCCACGATCACTTTATTCGCTAACGACCTTGCCTTTAGAGGGCATACACAATACAGCTATCGATTCATTGCCAATAGCATATATGCTTCGGTCGGCACCGAGGTTATGAAGAATGGAAAAGGCAAAGGAAAAGTGACGGGTAAAGAAGTTAAGGCTCAGAATAATATAATAGAAAAATCCTTCTTTGAAAAGGGCCGCGACCGTGAAAATTAA
- a CDS encoding glutaredoxin family protein, which yields MRKVVVYTQDGCRPCTEVKLWLKENGIDFEERNIRENPTYLNEIVELGASATPATVIMDDNGKSVVLGFDLDRFEKVLDLNAK from the coding sequence ATGCGTAAAGTAGTTGTATATACTCAAGATGGATGTCGTCCTTGTACAGAAGTAAAACTTTGGTTGAAGGAAAACGGTATTGATTTTGAAGAAAGAAATATTAGAGAAAATCCTACCTACCTCAATGAAATTGTTGAACTAGGTGCCTCTGCTACACCAGCAACCGTTATTATGGATGACAATGGTAAGTCGGTTGTACTAGGCTTCGATCTTGATCGTTTTGAAAAAGTTCTTGATCTAAATGCAAAGTAA
- a CDS encoding radical SAM protein, with translation MIRNVNESTILRIKNRSLLDYSQIHFSLKNETVKAIESFGLPLEKNDIEDSRQMKLAQLKASGAIFRNNNKSILSNSRISSACEACQTGTGSFTTFVSLKCHRDCYFCFNKNQDDYSFYVSNHKDINKELTELLASGVTLKHLAITGGEPLLHKEETLRFIQLANKLTPDTYTRLYTAGDLLDVETLNGLKDYGLDEIRFSIKMEDSPQKIKHVLSKIALSKDYVPNVLVEMPVIPGTMDRMKELLLELEELDIFGINLLEFCFPLENAKAFQERELELKNPPYEVFYNYWYAGGLAVANSEQMCMELVEFAMEKNLKLGVHYCSLENKFTGQIYQQNHDHKLGETYLFSEKDYFLKTAKVFGKDQKKIREILEQNQIPFVINSEYDYLQFSINAIEKLGKNNVDIIISSNVVESEGNDQLIREVNIQWTTPLLFEKQDV, from the coding sequence TTGATTAGAAATGTCAATGAGAGTACGATTCTGCGTATAAAAAATAGATCTCTACTAGATTATTCGCAAATACACTTTTCACTTAAAAATGAGACCGTAAAGGCAATTGAATCCTTTGGCCTGCCTTTAGAAAAAAATGATATAGAAGATAGCAGACAAATGAAACTAGCACAACTTAAAGCTTCTGGGGCGATATTTAGAAATAATAATAAAAGCATTCTTTCAAATAGCAGGATCTCTAGTGCATGTGAAGCCTGCCAAACAGGAACGGGAAGTTTTACGACCTTTGTTTCCTTAAAGTGTCATCGCGATTGTTACTTTTGCTTTAACAAAAATCAGGATGATTATTCATTTTATGTGTCAAACCATAAGGATATAAATAAAGAACTTACAGAATTACTCGCTAGTGGTGTCACTCTGAAACATCTTGCTATAACAGGTGGTGAACCTTTATTACACAAGGAGGAGACGTTGCGATTCATCCAATTGGCCAACAAATTAACACCAGATACGTATACAAGACTATATACTGCAGGTGATCTTCTTGATGTAGAAACCTTAAATGGGTTAAAGGACTATGGACTGGATGAGATACGCTTTAGTATCAAGATGGAAGATTCGCCTCAAAAAATAAAGCATGTTTTGAGCAAAATTGCCTTATCAAAAGATTATGTTCCTAACGTTTTGGTTGAAATGCCGGTGATTCCAGGAACAATGGATAGGATGAAAGAATTGCTTCTCGAATTAGAAGAGCTTGATATTTTTGGTATTAATCTATTGGAATTTTGTTTTCCACTTGAAAATGCAAAAGCATTCCAAGAAAGAGAGTTGGAGCTTAAGAATCCACCATACGAAGTATTTTATAACTATTGGTATGCGGGTGGGTTAGCAGTTGCGAACAGTGAACAAATGTGTATGGAATTGGTTGAGTTTGCGATGGAAAAGAATTTAAAACTGGGTGTTCATTACTGCTCATTAGAAAATAAATTCACCGGACAAATTTATCAGCAAAACCACGATCATAAGCTTGGCGAGACCTATCTATTTTCCGAAAAGGATTATTTCCTGAAAACAGCAAAAGTATTTGGTAAGGATCAGAAAAAGATAAGGGAAATACTTGAACAGAATCAGATACCGTTTGTCATTAATTCAGAATACGATTATCTTCAATTCTCGATCAATGCAATCGAAAAGCTAGGAAAAAATAATGTGGATATTATTATTTCATCCAATGTTGTTGAATCTGAAGGTAATGACCAATTGATACGTGAAGTGAATATCCAATGGACCACTCCATTATTATTTGAGAAACAAGATGTTTAA
- a CDS encoding molecular chaperone TorD family protein: protein MTQTTVPIEEIVNIFYARKYAYDILRRFFIEEPSREYLKPFVQKNMIDLFPYKENSEEIQAGIRDIKAYLSTHDVINIERHYQELHWDFTRMFIGPFEVSTPPWESSYVSRNGLLFQETTMNVRKIYEKYGINVKDFNIEPDDHIGFELDFIYHMNELCFKAADPTQEWGLPELQQLLKEQKSFIESHLLLFVPEFSKRVINEANTEFFSGLAKILHQFLLIDSEVLKDLLDIDIVLEEVTL, encoded by the coding sequence ATGACGCAAACGACAGTTCCCATCGAAGAGATTGTTAATATATTTTATGCAAGGAAATATGCCTATGACATTTTAAGAAGATTCTTCATTGAAGAGCCTTCAAGAGAATATTTAAAACCATTTGTTCAGAAAAACATGATTGATTTATTCCCTTATAAAGAGAATTCAGAAGAGATACAAGCAGGGATTCGGGATATAAAGGCTTATCTTTCCACCCATGATGTGATCAATATTGAGCGTCATTATCAAGAGCTTCATTGGGATTTTACAAGGATGTTTATCGGACCTTTCGAGGTGTCAACACCTCCATGGGAGTCCTCCTATGTTAGCAGGAATGGTTTGTTATTTCAGGAAACGACGATGAATGTAAGAAAGATCTATGAAAAATATGGAATTAATGTAAAAGACTTTAATATTGAGCCAGATGATCATATTGGTTTTGAACTGGATTTCATCTATCACATGAATGAGCTATGTTTCAAGGCTGCTGATCCCACGCAAGAGTGGGGCTTGCCTGAACTACAACAGTTACTAAAAGAACAAAAGAGTTTTATAGAGTCCCATCTGCTATTATTCGTTCCTGAGTTTAGCAAAAGGGTTATAAACGAAGCGAATACTGAATTTTTTTCTGGCTTAGCTAAAATTCTTCACCAATTTTTACTTATTGATTCAGAGGTTCTCAAGGATCTTTTGGACATAGATATTGTACTAGAGGAGGTAACATTGTGA